One window from the genome of Aeromonas sp. FDAARGOS 1405 encodes:
- a CDS encoding ribonuclease HI: MTIYCDGNPGPSGCGVVVYERGKIIAQWYGGYLLHGTNNIGELMALNFALSLAQTYLTVHPTTDQLRILTDSTYTRDCATKWAPGWKKRGWKLKSGKQVANRLLVEEVYSAFERIKKPQLSALFLAMQELRVMR, translated from the coding sequence CTGACCATCTACTGTGATGGCAATCCCGGCCCAAGCGGTTGTGGCGTCGTAGTCTATGAAAGAGGGAAAATTATAGCTCAGTGGTATGGCGGCTATCTGCTTCACGGCACGAATAATATCGGTGAGCTGATGGCGCTCAATTTTGCCCTAAGTCTGGCGCAGACATATCTCACCGTGCATCCAACCACCGACCAGCTCCGTATCTTGACAGATTCAACCTATACACGAGACTGTGCGACAAAATGGGCGCCGGGATGGAAGAAAAGAGGATGGAAACTGAAAAGTGGTAAGCAAGTGGCTAATAGATTGTTGGTCGAAGAAGTATATTCAGCATTCGAACGCATAAAAAAGCCTCAATTGAGTGCGCTTTTTTTGGCCATGCAGGAATTGAGGGTAATGAGATAG